A genomic stretch from Enterobacter dykesii includes:
- a CDS encoding mannitol dehydrogenase family protein, whose protein sequence is MENTLLQANATLPQYDRDSLKARIVHLGFGAFHRAHQAVYADILAAEHGSDWGYCEVNLIGGEQQIADLNAQDNLYTVAEMSADAWTSRVVGVVKKALHAQVDGLESVLAAMCEPQVAIVSLTITEKGYCHSPATGQLMLDHPFIVADLQNPHQPKSAPGVVVEALARRKAAGLPAFSVMSCDNMPENGHVMRNVACAYARAVDGELADWIEANVTFPSTMVDRIVPAVTPDTLDKIERLTGVRDPAAVACEPFRQWVIEDNFVAGRPEWEKAGAELVSDVIPFEEMKLRMLNGSHSFLAYLGYLAGYQHINDCMEDENYRLAAHALMLNEQAPTLKVKGVDLARYADLLIARYGNPALRHRTWQIAMDGSQKLPQRMLDSVRWHLVHQKPFPLLALGVAGWMRYVGGVDEKGNAIDVSDPQLAVIQAAVNGSAEGESRVNALLGIEAIFGKELPQEPRFVAAVMAAYRSLLQQGAKATVAHYASQR, encoded by the coding sequence ATGGAAAACACCTTATTACAGGCCAACGCGACGCTGCCTCAGTACGATCGCGACAGCCTTAAAGCACGCATTGTACATTTAGGCTTCGGCGCATTTCACCGCGCGCATCAGGCGGTGTATGCCGACATTCTCGCGGCTGAGCACGGCAGCGACTGGGGCTACTGTGAGGTTAACCTGATTGGCGGCGAGCAGCAGATCGCCGATCTGAACGCGCAGGATAACCTCTACACCGTGGCGGAGATGTCTGCCGACGCATGGACATCCCGCGTGGTTGGTGTGGTCAAAAAAGCGCTGCATGCGCAGGTGGACGGGCTGGAGAGCGTGCTGGCGGCGATGTGCGAACCGCAGGTGGCGATTGTCTCGCTGACCATCACCGAGAAAGGGTACTGCCACTCACCGGCGACCGGCCAACTGATGCTCGATCACCCTTTTATCGTCGCCGACCTGCAAAACCCGCACCAGCCGAAATCCGCGCCAGGCGTGGTGGTGGAAGCGTTGGCGCGTCGCAAAGCGGCGGGTCTGCCGGCGTTTAGCGTGATGTCCTGCGACAACATGCCGGAGAACGGCCACGTGATGCGCAATGTGGCCTGCGCGTACGCCCGGGCGGTAGACGGCGAGCTGGCGGACTGGATCGAGGCCAACGTCACCTTCCCGTCAACCATGGTGGACCGCATCGTGCCGGCGGTTACGCCTGATACGCTGGATAAAATTGAACGGCTGACCGGCGTGCGTGACCCGGCGGCGGTCGCCTGTGAACCGTTCCGCCAGTGGGTGATCGAAGACAACTTTGTGGCAGGACGTCCCGAGTGGGAAAAAGCCGGAGCCGAGCTTGTGTCAGACGTGATCCCGTTTGAAGAGATGAAGCTGCGCATGCTCAACGGCAGCCACTCGTTCCTGGCGTACCTGGGCTACCTGGCCGGATACCAGCATATCAACGACTGTATGGAAGATGAGAACTACCGCCTCGCCGCGCACGCGCTGATGCTTAACGAGCAGGCGCCCACGCTGAAAGTGAAGGGCGTTGATTTAGCTCGGTATGCCGATCTCCTGATTGCCCGCTACGGCAACCCGGCTCTGCGCCACAGGACATGGCAAATCGCGATGGACGGCAGCCAGAAGCTCCCGCAGCGTATGCTGGACTCCGTGCGCTGGCACCTGGTCCACCAGAAACCTTTCCCACTGCTGGCGCTGGGTGTGGCAGGGTGGATGCGCTATGTCGGCGGCGTGGATGAGAAGGGTAACGCCATCGACGTGAGCGATCCGCAGCTGGCGGTGATTCAGGCGGCGGTGAACGGAAGTGCGGAAGGGGAAAGCCGGGTCAACGCGCTGCTCGGCATTGAGGCCATATTTGGTAAAGAGTTACCGCAGGAGCCGCGCTTTGTGGCTGCGGTGATGGCCGCGTACCGGTCGTTGCTGCAACAGGGGGCGAAAGCGACCGTCGCGCATTACGCGTCTCAACGGTAA
- the ydfZ gene encoding putative selenium delivery protein YdfZ, translating into MMTYDRNRNAITTGSRVMISGTGKTGVIKAIHSDGLDAAQVRRSKTVEVEGCEGKFEPIELIRLGMH; encoded by the coding sequence ATGATGACATACGACCGTAACCGCAATGCAATCACCACCGGCAGCCGCGTCATGATTAGCGGCACGGGTAAAACTGGCGTGATTAAAGCGATCCACAGCGACGGGCTGGATGCCGCGCAGGTACGCCGCAGCAAAACGGTTGAAGTGGAAGGATGCGAAGGTAAGTTCGAGCCGATTGAGCTGATTCGCCTGGGGATGCACTAA
- a CDS encoding universal stress protein — protein MYKNILMPVDVFEMDLSDKAVRHAASLAKAEGASITLVNILPASSRSLLRGFNADIKKFEEYMTAESGKKMNELKRLFDIAPENIHSMVRFGNVRDEIIKLSKEGKYDAIVIGSKNPSISTHLLGSNAESILRYATIPVLVVR, from the coding sequence ATGTATAAGAACATTTTGATGCCTGTAGACGTGTTTGAAATGGATTTGAGCGACAAAGCGGTTCGCCACGCGGCAAGCCTTGCGAAAGCTGAGGGCGCGTCGATCACCCTGGTCAATATTCTGCCTGCCAGCAGCCGGTCTCTGCTGCGCGGTTTCAACGCCGATATTAAAAAGTTTGAAGAGTATATGACTGCGGAATCCGGGAAGAAAATGAACGAGTTAAAAAGACTGTTCGATATCGCCCCTGAGAATATTCACAGCATGGTGCGTTTTGGCAACGTCCGCGATGAAATTATCAAGCTAAGCAAGGAGGGGAAATATGATGCGATTGTCATCGGGTCGAAAAATCCAAGCATCTCCACCCATCTGCTGGGTTCAAATGCGGAATCTATTCTGCGCTACGCCACGATCCCGGTGTTAGTCGTTCGCTAA